The Paraburkholderia sp. SOS3 genome includes a region encoding these proteins:
- a CDS encoding sigma-70 family RNA polymerase sigma factor, with protein MDNDAQRTQASGMDGTDQANGTEGVSGRAAPRSDATFEALRRKLVAHAQRMLGSRAEAEDVVQDAWLKWHGASAAEVRSPDAWLTTVTTRLAIDRLRRLRTERASHVSGKLPHTWLADALAPAADERALHASDMSYGVMLLLDRLKPDERAAFVLHEALDCDYAEIAKILAKTPVHCRQIVHRAKERLRRAGAPSKAADPAEHARLVERLRAAIDAQDRIELVRLFSVGVQIGDRDGRGKGLSTRVACASARSMSMSMPTSLPRAEAIQQALSLSAIRRLLRQIADQPSSWTRCGAVPVDIDA; from the coding sequence ATGGATAACGACGCGCAACGCACGCAGGCGAGCGGAATGGACGGAACAGATCAGGCAAACGGCACAGAGGGCGTGAGCGGGCGAGCGGCGCCCCGGTCCGACGCAACTTTCGAAGCGCTGCGCCGCAAGCTCGTCGCGCACGCGCAACGCATGCTCGGCAGCCGCGCCGAAGCCGAAGATGTCGTGCAGGACGCGTGGCTCAAGTGGCACGGTGCGTCGGCCGCGGAGGTCCGCTCGCCCGACGCGTGGCTCACGACGGTCACGACGCGCCTCGCGATCGACCGCCTGCGCCGCTTGCGGACCGAGCGCGCATCGCACGTGTCCGGGAAGCTGCCCCATACGTGGCTGGCCGATGCGCTTGCTCCCGCCGCCGACGAACGCGCATTGCACGCATCGGACATGTCATATGGCGTCATGTTGCTGCTCGATCGTTTAAAGCCTGACGAGCGTGCGGCGTTCGTGTTGCACGAAGCGCTCGACTGCGATTACGCGGAAATTGCGAAGATTCTGGCGAAGACGCCCGTTCATTGCCGCCAGATCGTGCATCGTGCGAAAGAGCGGTTGCGGCGTGCGGGCGCGCCATCGAAAGCAGCAGATCCGGCTGAGCATGCGCGCCTTGTCGAACGCTTGCGCGCGGCCATCGACGCCCAGGATCGCATCGAACTCGTGCGTCTGTTCAGCGTCGGAGTGCAGATCGGGGACCGTGACGGGCGCGGCAAAGGCTTGTCGACGAGGGTCGCTTGCGCATCGGCGAGATCGATGTCGATGTCGATGCCGACGTCGCTACCTCGCGCAGAAGCGATACAGCAGGCCCTCAGCCTGTCCGCGATCCGCCGCCTGCTGCGGCAAATTGCGGATCAGCCCTCGTCATGGACGCGGTGCGGCGCCGTCCCAGTTGATATCGACGCATAG
- a CDS encoding EAL domain-containing protein, whose translation MSMVELDPPGFQPPRPVAGEEGSRRTVRYGGYTVFSVFQPVFSVSHRRAIGYHASLRVHDENAMQVPSHEVFSQAARRGDLLELGRLAESLHLGNFNAFDSHDEWLFLSLHPAALMDMSYGDALLAGLKALGLPPQRVVLEVSEQAGGETTRFAEIIDALRKSGFLIALDGFGAKHSNIDRVWTLRPDIVTLDRGILAQATEHSHIERVLPGIVSLLHESGQLVLMGNLTTENDALIALECNVDFVQGTFFASPSVEPVKPQVAVSLMDDLSAALRKRVAAREQAQAERLAPFVEALEQASAQLAEGATMSAATAPLLALRETARCFLLDGSGRQIGDNVLPSGRASQRAKRFRPLLHSEGASWERRPYFIQAVRAPGRVQLTPPYLSINEAHLCVTASIASQAAHGMQVLCVDINWDGAAPRP comes from the coding sequence ATGAGCATGGTCGAACTCGACCCTCCCGGTTTTCAGCCGCCGCGCCCTGTCGCGGGGGAGGAAGGTTCCCGCCGCACGGTCCGCTACGGCGGCTATACCGTGTTCAGCGTGTTTCAACCGGTGTTTTCGGTATCGCATCGCCGCGCGATCGGCTATCACGCGTCGCTGCGCGTGCACGACGAAAACGCGATGCAGGTGCCGTCGCACGAAGTGTTTTCGCAAGCCGCGCGGCGCGGCGATCTGCTCGAACTCGGGCGGCTTGCCGAATCGTTGCACCTCGGCAATTTCAATGCGTTCGACAGTCACGACGAGTGGCTCTTCCTGAGCCTGCATCCGGCCGCGCTGATGGATATGAGCTATGGCGACGCGCTGCTTGCCGGCCTCAAGGCGCTCGGTCTGCCGCCGCAGCGCGTCGTGCTCGAAGTCAGCGAGCAGGCGGGCGGCGAAACCACGCGCTTTGCGGAAATCATCGACGCGCTGCGCAAGTCGGGCTTTCTGATTGCGCTCGACGGCTTTGGCGCGAAGCATTCGAATATCGACCGCGTCTGGACGCTGCGGCCCGACATCGTCACGCTCGACCGCGGCATTCTCGCGCAGGCCACCGAGCATTCGCATATCGAGCGCGTGTTGCCGGGCATCGTGTCGCTGTTGCACGAATCGGGGCAGCTCGTGCTGATGGGCAATCTGACCACCGAAAACGACGCGCTGATCGCGCTCGAATGCAACGTCGACTTCGTGCAGGGCACGTTCTTCGCATCGCCGAGCGTCGAACCGGTCAAGCCGCAGGTCGCCGTGAGCCTGATGGACGACCTTTCGGCGGCGCTGCGCAAGCGCGTCGCGGCGCGCGAGCAGGCGCAGGCCGAGCGGCTCGCACCGTTCGTCGAGGCGCTCGAGCAGGCGAGCGCGCAACTTGCCGAAGGCGCGACGATGTCAGCGGCAACCGCGCCGCTGCTCGCGCTGCGGGAAACGGCGCGCTGCTTCCTGCTGGACGGCTCGGGCCGGCAGATCGGCGACAACGTGCTGCCGAGCGGGCGCGCTTCGCAGCGCGCAAAGCGCTTCCGTCCGCTGTTGCATTCCGAAGGCGCGAGCTGGGAACGCCGGCCTTATTTCATCCAGGCCGTACGCGCGCCCGGACGCGTGCAACTGACACCGCCGTATCTGTCGATCAACGAAGCGCACCTGTGCGTGACCGCGTCGATCGCCTCGCAGGCCGCGCACGGCATGCAGGTGCTATGCGTCGATATCAACTGGGACGGCGCCGCACCGCGTCCATGA
- a CDS encoding NYN domain-containing protein, producing the protein MASSFDNVSMALFCDFENVALGVRDAKYEKFDIKLVLERLLLKGSIVVKKAYCDWERYKGFKAAMHEANFELIEIPHVRQSGKNSADIRLVVDALDLCYTKSHVNTFVIISGDSDFSPLVSKLRENAKQVIGVGVQRSTSDLLTANCDEFIFYDDLVRESQRAAAKREAARAPQPSAKRAPDGDKQRKEDLDTRKTKAIEIAVQTFDALASERGDSGKIWASVLKNAIKRRKPDFNETYYGFRAFGNLLEEAQARGLFEVGRDEKSGTYVYRNVAAGPIGEAAVDSSVEAAVETHGEPAGERASRGASESQAAVEVLREVIDGPQATLAASPLEAAAEVEREPRERGGRGGRGGRSGRAAAGEAPAEHASTRGKTRTERKPAAKKAKKLRKETAEGAQSAESAGPVNAELPFHAEAPHEQHERHEQRESHEPQDSRESQHEEATASAAASGSAEAAKAAKAGKTARKSTSRGRRPRKGTIATAGTE; encoded by the coding sequence ATGGCGTCATCTTTCGACAACGTCAGTATGGCGCTGTTCTGCGACTTCGAAAACGTCGCGCTCGGCGTACGCGATGCGAAGTACGAGAAGTTCGACATCAAGCTCGTACTCGAGCGTCTGCTGCTCAAAGGCAGCATCGTCGTCAAGAAGGCGTACTGCGACTGGGAGCGCTACAAAGGCTTCAAGGCGGCGATGCACGAGGCGAACTTCGAGCTGATCGAGATTCCGCACGTGCGGCAATCGGGCAAGAATTCGGCCGATATTCGCCTGGTCGTCGATGCGCTCGACCTCTGCTATACGAAGTCGCACGTGAACACCTTCGTGATTATCAGCGGCGATTCGGACTTCTCGCCGCTCGTGTCGAAATTGCGCGAGAACGCGAAGCAGGTGATCGGCGTCGGCGTGCAGCGTTCGACATCCGACCTGCTGACCGCGAATTGCGACGAGTTTATTTTCTACGACGATCTGGTCCGCGAAAGCCAGCGCGCCGCCGCCAAACGCGAAGCGGCACGCGCGCCGCAGCCGTCGGCGAAGCGCGCGCCCGATGGCGACAAGCAGCGCAAGGAAGATCTCGATACGCGCAAGACGAAGGCGATCGAAATCGCCGTGCAGACCTTCGACGCGCTTGCGTCCGAACGCGGCGATAGCGGCAAGATCTGGGCGTCGGTGCTGAAAAACGCGATCAAACGGCGCAAGCCCGATTTCAACGAAACGTATTACGGCTTTCGCGCGTTCGGCAATCTGCTCGAAGAAGCGCAGGCGCGTGGCCTGTTCGAAGTGGGCCGCGACGAGAAGTCGGGCACTTACGTGTATCGCAACGTGGCAGCGGGGCCGATTGGGGAGGCGGCGGTGGATTCGTCGGTAGAGGCCGCGGTCGAGACCCACGGCGAACCTGCAGGCGAGCGCGCGAGTCGCGGCGCAAGCGAATCGCAAGCCGCCGTGGAGGTGCTGCGCGAAGTCATCGACGGTCCGCAGGCCACGCTTGCGGCCTCTCCTCTCGAAGCGGCAGCGGAAGTGGAACGGGAGCCTCGCGAACGCGGTGGACGCGGCGGGCGCGGTGGACGCAGTGGACGGGCTGCGGCAGGCGAAGCACCGGCCGAACACGCCAGCACGCGCGGCAAGACGCGCACGGAACGCAAACCGGCCGCGAAAAAAGCGAAGAAGCTGAGGAAGGAAACGGCGGAAGGAGCTCAGTCCGCGGAATCGGCCGGGCCCGTCAATGCGGAGTTGCCGTTCCACGCGGAAGCACCGCACGAGCAACACGAGCGACACGAGCAGCGCGAGTCGCACGAGCCACAGGACTCGCGGGAATCGCAGCACGAAGAAGCCACGGCTTCCGCCGCTGCAAGCGGCTCGGCGGAAGCGGCGAAAGCGGCGAAAGCCGGCAAGACGGCGCGCAAATCGACGTCTCGCGGGCGGCGTCCGCGCAAAGGGACAATCGCAACGGCAGGTACGGAATGA
- a CDS encoding LysE family translocator produces MSYLPQLALVGGVMLLACASPGPDLMAVTSQALARRRAGLFAACGIATSHALWATLAIFGLGLILAQLAWLYGAIRVAGALYLIYLGIRMLAGLRQPAGRLEARAAAASSALGAYRRGLLVGLTNPKGAAFFGGLFVTVLPAHAPSWVHAATVGVVTVVSLGWFNAMAIVFSMQRVQNGYGRIRKIVDGSMGTILIALGAKLALDR; encoded by the coding sequence ATGAGCTATCTGCCACAACTCGCGCTGGTTGGCGGCGTCATGCTGCTCGCGTGCGCGAGTCCCGGGCCCGACCTGATGGCCGTCACGTCGCAGGCATTGGCGAGGCGCCGCGCCGGGCTCTTCGCCGCATGCGGCATCGCCACGTCGCATGCGTTGTGGGCCACGCTTGCGATCTTCGGGCTCGGTTTGATCCTGGCGCAACTCGCATGGCTCTATGGCGCGATCCGCGTGGCGGGCGCACTTTATCTGATCTATCTCGGCATCAGAATGCTAGCCGGTTTGCGCCAGCCCGCGGGCCGGCTCGAAGCGCGCGCCGCGGCCGCGTCCAGCGCACTCGGCGCCTATCGGCGCGGTCTTCTGGTTGGCCTGACCAATCCGAAGGGTGCCGCGTTTTTCGGCGGATTGTTCGTCACCGTGCTGCCCGCGCATGCGCCGTCATGGGTGCATGCGGCGACGGTCGGCGTCGTCACCGTGGTGTCGCTTGGCTGGTTCAACGCGATGGCCATCGTTTTCTCGATGCAGCGTGTGCAGAACGGCTACGGCCGCATCCGCAAGATTGTCGACGGTTCGATGGGCACGATCCTGATTGCGCTCGGCGCCAAACTCGCGCTCGACCGCTAG
- the clpP gene encoding ATP-dependent Clp endopeptidase proteolytic subunit ClpP gives MRMHYPTLSAPASGLNLVPTVIEQSGRGERAYDIYSRLLRERIVFLVGPVNEQSASLIVAQLLFLESENPDKDIAFYINSPGGSVYDGLAIYDTMQFITPDVSTLCTGFAASMGTFLLAAGTKGKRYALPNARIMIHQPSGGGQGTASDVEIQAKEVLYLRERLNALLAERTGQTVAQIETDTDRDNFMSADAAKTYGLIDDVLETRAALARDADANANAR, from the coding sequence ATGCGCATGCACTACCCCACCCTGTCAGCTCCGGCCTCCGGCCTCAACCTCGTGCCGACCGTCATCGAACAGTCGGGCCGCGGCGAGCGTGCTTACGACATCTACTCGCGGCTGCTGCGCGAACGCATCGTGTTTCTGGTCGGTCCGGTCAACGAGCAGTCGGCCAGCCTGATCGTCGCGCAACTGCTGTTTCTCGAATCGGAGAACCCCGACAAGGATATTGCGTTCTACATCAATTCGCCAGGCGGCTCCGTCTATGACGGTCTTGCGATCTACGACACGATGCAGTTCATCACGCCCGACGTGTCGACGCTGTGCACCGGCTTTGCCGCGAGCATGGGCACTTTTCTGCTGGCGGCCGGCACAAAGGGAAAACGCTATGCGTTGCCGAACGCGCGAATCATGATCCACCAGCCGTCGGGCGGCGGACAAGGCACGGCGTCCGACGTCGAGATTCAGGCCAAAGAAGTGCTTTACCTGCGCGAGCGGTTGAACGCGCTGCTTGCCGAGCGTACCGGCCAGACCGTCGCGCAAATCGAAACCGACACCGACCGCGATAACTTCATGTCGGCCGACGCCGCAAAAACGTATGGGCTCATCGACGATGTGCTCGAAACACGCGCGGCCCTCGCGCGCGATGCCGATGCCAACGCAAACGCGCGATAA
- a CDS encoding PAS domain-containing sensor histidine kinase, translating to MTPELDSPNLLDTIPALIWNGSPDGGASSLNAAWTRFTGRPPAELLGFGWQRLLHPDDIYCVQEGCARAHGGGADRRMHVRILDASGRYQRFLVSISANGADYDAPGGFAAAAIRFIDSRADKPTDCMGERDLRFPWGHVPVMVWSTQADGYLDFVNDHWVRFTGMPLERAQGWGWQEAVHPDDRERSMRVWRQLLESGLEGSCECRLGNHERGYRWCMSIVKPRRDATGRIVRWYGAILDIEDRKRAEDALRLSEAYLTDAQRLSHTGSFALNPHTGALYWSPEMYRLYEYEPGTKVDLRAVFARTHPDDLDEATRAFARIGAGDLEVDTTHRLMMPDGRVKDIRLLAHPVDYQAGKSEYAGAVIDISEAKQAERRLQQAHDDLAHATRIATLGELTASIAHEVSQPLAAIAANGAAGLRWLARGEPDVGEAWLAVERMIKDAQRATDVVRQLRALARKDGTARKFDDVNRIIQETVLLAQPQLSKNRVVLKLELCAQLPRVEVHAVQLQQVLINLMTNGSQSMDGVDGARVLTVTSSASADGGVRVVVRDVGTGFAAHDHEKLFSPFFTTKQDGMGMGLSICKTIIESHGGTIMACNNAGPGAQVTVELPGACRPERYASASSRKADDANSRV from the coding sequence ATGACACCCGAACTCGATTCCCCCAATCTGCTCGACACGATCCCCGCATTGATCTGGAACGGTTCGCCCGACGGCGGCGCGTCGTCCCTCAACGCGGCCTGGACGCGTTTTACCGGCAGGCCCCCAGCCGAGTTGCTCGGCTTCGGCTGGCAGCGCCTGCTGCATCCCGACGACATCTACTGCGTGCAGGAAGGTTGTGCACGCGCGCATGGCGGCGGCGCCGACCGGCGCATGCACGTGCGCATCCTCGACGCGAGCGGCCGTTATCAGCGCTTTCTCGTCAGCATCAGTGCGAACGGCGCGGACTACGACGCGCCCGGCGGCTTCGCGGCCGCGGCGATCCGGTTCATCGACAGCAGAGCGGACAAGCCCACCGATTGCATGGGCGAACGCGACCTGCGCTTTCCGTGGGGCCATGTGCCGGTGATGGTCTGGAGCACCCAGGCGGACGGCTACCTCGATTTCGTCAACGACCATTGGGTGCGTTTCACCGGCATGCCGCTCGAACGCGCGCAGGGTTGGGGCTGGCAGGAAGCCGTGCATCCGGACGATCGCGAGCGATCGATGCGCGTGTGGCGGCAGCTGCTGGAAAGCGGTCTCGAGGGCTCGTGCGAATGCAGGCTCGGCAACCACGAGCGCGGCTACCGCTGGTGCATGTCGATCGTGAAACCGAGGCGCGACGCGACGGGGCGCATCGTGCGCTGGTATGGAGCGATCCTCGATATCGAAGACCGCAAGCGCGCCGAAGACGCCTTGCGGTTGAGCGAAGCATATCTGACCGACGCGCAGCGTTTGAGCCATACCGGCAGCTTCGCGCTGAACCCGCACACGGGCGCGCTTTACTGGTCGCCCGAAATGTACCGGCTCTACGAATACGAGCCGGGTACGAAGGTCGATTTGCGTGCGGTGTTCGCGCGCACGCATCCCGACGATCTCGACGAGGCGACGCGCGCGTTCGCGCGGATCGGCGCCGGCGATCTCGAAGTCGACACGACGCATCGGCTCATGATGCCTGACGGTCGCGTCAAAGATATTCGCCTGCTCGCGCATCCGGTCGACTATCAGGCCGGCAAATCCGAGTATGCGGGCGCGGTCATCGACATCAGCGAAGCGAAGCAGGCCGAACGGCGTCTGCAGCAGGCGCACGACGACCTCGCGCACGCCACGCGCATCGCCACGCTCGGCGAACTGACCGCCTCGATTGCGCACGAGGTGAGTCAGCCGCTCGCGGCGATCGCCGCGAACGGCGCGGCCGGCCTGCGCTGGCTTGCGCGCGGCGAGCCCGATGTCGGCGAGGCGTGGCTCGCGGTCGAACGGATGATCAAGGATGCGCAGCGTGCCACCGACGTGGTTCGGCAACTGCGCGCACTGGCGCGCAAAGACGGCACCGCGCGCAAGTTCGACGACGTCAATCGCATCATTCAGGAGACGGTGCTGCTCGCGCAGCCCCAGCTATCGAAGAATCGCGTCGTGCTGAAGCTCGAGTTGTGTGCGCAACTGCCGCGCGTCGAAGTGCATGCGGTGCAGCTGCAGCAGGTGCTGATCAATCTGATGACGAACGGCAGCCAGTCGATGGACGGCGTCGACGGCGCGCGCGTGCTGACGGTGACTTCGTCGGCGAGCGCGGACGGCGGCGTGCGCGTGGTCGTGCGCGACGTCGGCACCGGTTTCGCGGCGCACGATCATGAAAAGCTCTTTTCGCCGTTCTTCACCACGAAGCAGGACGGCATGGGAATGGGGCTGTCGATTTGCAAGACGATCATCGAGAGCCACGGCGGCACGATCATGGCCTGCAATAACGCGGGGCCCGGCGCGCAGGTCACGGTGGAATTGCCGGGCGCCTGCCGGCCTGAGCGATATGCGAGCGCAAGCAGCCGCAAAGCCGACGACGCAAACTCGCGCGTCTAG